One Idiomarina loihiensis L2TR genomic window carries:
- the asnC gene encoding transcriptional regulator AsnC, with the protein MKKLPENYQIDDLDRSILRTLMEDARIPYAELAKRYKVSPATIHVRVEKMKRAGIIEGTRLQVNAKRLGYDVCCFIGITLKSAGDYPAAIEKLEKLEEVIEAYYTTGQYNVFIKIMTPSINELQHTLINRIQAIDEIQSTETLISLQQPINRDIQP; encoded by the coding sequence ATGAAAAAATTACCTGAAAATTATCAAATCGATGATCTGGACCGTTCCATACTAAGAACTCTGATGGAAGACGCACGTATTCCTTACGCTGAGCTGGCCAAACGCTATAAGGTGAGTCCGGCCACTATTCACGTACGGGTTGAAAAAATGAAGCGTGCCGGGATTATTGAGGGTACGCGTTTACAGGTTAACGCCAAACGCTTAGGCTACGATGTCTGTTGTTTCATTGGCATTACGCTGAAAAGCGCGGGTGACTACCCGGCCGCAATTGAAAAACTGGAAAAGCTCGAAGAAGTTATTGAGGCTTACTACACTACCGGTCAGTACAACGTCTTTATTAAAATTATGACACCGTCAATAAACGAGCTACAACACACGCTAATCAATCGAATTCAGGCTATTGATGAAATACAATCGACGGAAACGCTCATTTCATTACAGCAGCCAATTAACCGGGACATACAGCCATGA
- a CDS encoding M14 metallopeptidase family protein translates to MLKRMLSRVTAAALVIVALPSMAATKDLSYYLPQDVSYNPEITKPKDVLGYQVGEWHARPEQIVKYMEVLAEESDRITLEVTGRTHEQRPLLLLTVTSEDNHRNIDDVRERHLAAADPNRDADPDNTPVVMYMGYSIHGDESSGSNAAILFAYYLAAAEGEAVDELLSDSVILLDPAFNPDGLARFAQWANQHRSQNLVADPQHREHVQPFIRGRVNHYWFDMNRDWLLLQHPESRARIANFQKWKPNVLTDYHEMGTNSTYFFQPGIPSRKNPLTPDENVRLTEILAAEHADSLDDIGSLYYTEESFDDFYYGKGSTYPDIQGAVGILFEQASSRGHLQDSVNGEVSFPFTIRNQFVASLSTIYGTHKNKSRFIEFQERAYDEGMEAAQKAKFEGYLIGDSSDPSRVEGLLEIFKQHGIKAYRVEKDIEQNGTQFKAGSSYYIPLAQAQYGLIQGIFSTRKNFPNNTFYDVSGWTLPLAFNVPFETHRGRIQIADNAWDAPKRKTSALTDAYAYAFNWNDYFAPGLLQELLEQNIHVRQTTKPFTVEGEQGRQEFSAGSIVVPKAYQEREWRDVQRRLATAAKEKGIQVTSIETGLTPEGVDLGSRNIQPVEKPSVMMLTGEGVNLYEAGETWYYLDRHVGIPLSMVDTERLPSADLTRYSHIIMVDGHYSNLDKQLRKKIQNWVSHGGTIIGQRGGAEWLAENGLLQTRFIDDAVFQSAFTKKQLSYEERDDFYAEQRIAGAIFSMDVDTSHPLFFGFPRDQMPVFKNSAAAMEEPESPFVSVARYSEQPLMSGYTDERNREILKGKTNIAAHRLGNGQVIGFADNINFRAYFWGTSKLLSNAIYLAPRIQVYAKKLDDKAAADAAAEAH, encoded by the coding sequence ATGTTGAAACGAATGTTAAGCCGTGTCACCGCGGCTGCATTGGTCATCGTTGCCCTGCCTTCTATGGCAGCAACAAAAGACCTTTCTTACTATCTGCCACAGGATGTCAGTTACAACCCGGAAATTACCAAACCCAAAGATGTGCTTGGTTATCAGGTTGGTGAATGGCATGCCCGCCCCGAACAAATTGTAAAGTATATGGAAGTTCTGGCCGAAGAGTCAGATCGCATCACGCTGGAAGTGACCGGTCGCACACATGAGCAGCGTCCTTTGTTACTTCTTACCGTCACCTCAGAAGACAACCACCGCAATATTGATGACGTTCGTGAGCGTCATTTGGCCGCAGCTGATCCAAACCGTGATGCCGACCCGGACAATACGCCGGTCGTCATGTACATGGGCTACAGTATTCACGGGGACGAATCGAGCGGCAGTAATGCAGCAATACTGTTTGCTTATTACCTTGCCGCGGCAGAAGGTGAAGCTGTGGATGAGCTTTTGAGCGATTCAGTTATTCTGCTTGATCCGGCGTTTAACCCTGATGGACTAGCTCGCTTTGCACAATGGGCAAACCAGCACCGCAGTCAAAATCTGGTTGCCGATCCACAGCATCGTGAGCACGTGCAACCTTTTATTCGTGGCCGGGTCAACCATTACTGGTTCGATATGAACCGCGACTGGCTGTTACTGCAACACCCTGAATCGCGCGCGCGTATCGCTAACTTTCAGAAATGGAAGCCAAACGTACTGACCGATTACCACGAAATGGGAACCAACAGCACGTATTTCTTCCAGCCGGGTATTCCGTCTCGTAAAAACCCATTAACGCCAGATGAAAACGTGCGCTTAACCGAAATTCTTGCGGCAGAACACGCTGACTCGCTGGATGATATTGGCAGCCTGTATTACACCGAAGAGTCATTTGATGACTTCTATTATGGCAAAGGCTCTACCTACCCTGACATTCAGGGCGCCGTAGGTATTTTATTTGAACAAGCCTCCAGCCGAGGACACTTGCAGGACTCGGTTAATGGTGAGGTCAGCTTTCCGTTCACTATTCGTAACCAGTTTGTCGCCTCACTAAGTACCATTTACGGCACACACAAAAACAAAAGTCGTTTTATTGAGTTTCAGGAGCGTGCTTACGACGAAGGCATGGAGGCCGCACAAAAAGCCAAGTTTGAAGGTTATCTAATTGGTGACTCAAGCGATCCGTCGCGTGTAGAAGGTCTACTGGAAATCTTTAAACAGCACGGTATTAAAGCTTATCGTGTAGAAAAAGATATTGAACAGAACGGCACTCAGTTTAAAGCCGGAAGCAGTTATTATATCCCTCTGGCTCAGGCTCAGTACGGTTTAATTCAGGGAATATTCAGTACGCGTAAGAACTTCCCGAACAATACCTTCTACGATGTTTCAGGCTGGACTCTGCCATTAGCCTTTAACGTGCCATTTGAGACTCATCGTGGTCGTATTCAAATTGCGGATAATGCCTGGGATGCGCCAAAACGCAAGACGTCGGCTCTCACTGATGCCTACGCTTACGCATTTAACTGGAACGATTACTTCGCTCCGGGTTTATTACAAGAGTTGCTGGAGCAGAACATTCACGTTCGTCAGACAACAAAACCCTTCACTGTAGAAGGTGAACAAGGCCGTCAGGAGTTTTCAGCCGGTTCTATTGTTGTACCTAAAGCCTATCAGGAACGGGAATGGCGCGATGTACAACGTCGTCTGGCTACCGCAGCAAAAGAAAAAGGTATTCAGGTAACCTCTATCGAGACCGGATTAACACCTGAAGGTGTTGACCTGGGTAGCCGCAATATTCAACCGGTAGAAAAGCCCAGCGTAATGATGCTGACCGGCGAAGGGGTTAACCTTTACGAAGCTGGGGAAACCTGGTACTACCTTGACCGCCACGTAGGTATTCCATTGTCGATGGTTGATACTGAACGTCTGCCCAGCGCTGACTTAACCCGTTATAGCCATATTATTATGGTAGACGGACATTACAGCAATTTAGATAAACAACTGCGTAAAAAAATCCAAAACTGGGTAAGCCACGGTGGAACAATAATTGGTCAGCGTGGTGGTGCTGAATGGTTAGCAGAAAACGGTCTTCTGCAAACTCGCTTTATTGATGATGCCGTCTTCCAGAGCGCTTTTACTAAAAAGCAGCTAAGTTACGAAGAGCGCGACGACTTCTACGCTGAACAGCGAATTGCCGGAGCGATATTCTCAATGGATGTCGATACTTCTCACCCACTATTCTTTGGATTCCCGCGTGACCAAATGCCAGTATTCAAGAATTCGGCTGCCGCCATGGAAGAACCCGAGTCGCCTTTCGTTTCAGTCGCTCGCTATTCGGAGCAGCCTTTAATGAGTGGTTACACTGATGAGCGCAATCGCGAAATACTAAAAGGTAAAACCAATATTGCCGCCCATCGTTTAGGCAACGGTCAGGTAATTGGTTTTGCCGACAACATTAATTTCCGCGCCTATTTTTGGGGGACATCCAAGTTACTCAGTAATGCTATTTATTTAGCTCCCCGTATTCAGGTTTACGCGAAAAAACTGGACGATAAAGCAGCAGCGGATGCCGCCGCTGAAGCCCATTAA
- a CDS encoding DUF1328 domain-containing protein — translation MLRWVLIFLAVAVVAAILGFGGIAGTAAGIAKIIFYIFIILFAISLVVRLLQGNKRL, via the coding sequence ATGTTACGTTGGGTTCTAATCTTTCTAGCCGTGGCTGTAGTTGCCGCTATTTTAGGTTTTGGCGGAATTGCCGGAACAGCTGCCGGAATAGCTAAAATTATCTTCTATATCTTTATTATCCTCTTTGCGATTTCTTTAGTCGTTCGCCTGCTTCAGGGGAATAAAAGGCTTTAA
- a CDS encoding carbon starvation CstA family protein: MNAIVMMVLGLGAMFLGYVFYSKFIAEKIFKLDPNFRTPAHELEDGVDFVPTNKYVLWGHHFTSVAGAAPIIGPAIAVIWGWVPAFLWVIFGTIFFAGVHDAGAIWASNRNKAKSIGNLTGDVVGKRSQTLFMIVIFLVLLMVNAVFATAISGLLIKFSSSVVPVWGAIFVALIIGQIIFRKWMGLGAISIIGVLALYALIWAGPSFPIELPETVMGISDNAQWVLILFGYAAIASLLPVWMLLQPRDYINGLQLFIGLILLYGATLLLAPEISAPAFNSNTPEGTPSMLPLLFVTIACGAISGFHGLVASGTTSKQLDKETDARFVGYFGAVGEGSLSLATIIAATAGFATLADWEAVYSSFGQGGVSAFVEGGANIISQGLGLDIGVSETLLTVMAVLFAGTTMDTGLRLQRYIFQEWGNLYNINWMQKAFPATMLAVGSCLLLAFGAGGADGSGGLVIWPLFGTTNQLLAGLTLLVITVMLVRLGRPMYYTLIPLIFLLIMTVFALIVQLKDFYNSGDWFLMGLDLVVLVAAIWIALEASAGLTKIRKEQKAQKQQ, encoded by the coding sequence ATGAACGCAATCGTAATGATGGTTCTGGGTTTAGGCGCAATGTTTCTCGGTTATGTTTTTTACTCTAAATTTATTGCTGAGAAAATTTTTAAGCTTGATCCGAACTTCAGAACACCCGCTCACGAATTAGAAGACGGAGTCGACTTCGTCCCTACCAATAAATACGTTCTGTGGGGCCACCACTTTACTTCTGTAGCCGGTGCGGCACCTATTATTGGTCCTGCCATTGCGGTTATCTGGGGTTGGGTACCTGCTTTCTTATGGGTTATTTTCGGTACCATATTTTTTGCTGGCGTACACGACGCTGGCGCGATCTGGGCAAGTAACCGTAATAAAGCCAAATCTATTGGTAACTTGACTGGCGATGTTGTTGGCAAACGCTCTCAAACGCTGTTCATGATCGTTATCTTCCTTGTCTTACTAATGGTCAACGCGGTTTTCGCTACTGCTATTTCAGGTCTGTTGATTAAATTCTCCAGCTCAGTAGTGCCAGTTTGGGGTGCTATTTTTGTCGCACTTATTATCGGACAAATTATTTTCCGTAAATGGATGGGCTTAGGTGCAATATCCATTATCGGTGTACTGGCACTGTACGCACTTATCTGGGCAGGTCCCTCATTTCCAATAGAATTGCCAGAAACGGTAATGGGTATCAGTGACAACGCGCAATGGGTTCTTATCCTGTTTGGCTACGCCGCTATCGCTTCATTACTGCCTGTTTGGATGTTGCTTCAGCCACGTGACTACATCAACGGTCTGCAGCTCTTCATTGGTCTTATTTTGCTTTACGGTGCCACGTTATTACTGGCTCCGGAAATTTCAGCTCCGGCCTTCAATAGCAATACCCCAGAAGGCACCCCGTCAATGTTGCCGCTGTTATTCGTCACCATAGCCTGTGGGGCAATTTCGGGCTTCCACGGTCTGGTTGCATCGGGTACAACCTCGAAGCAACTTGATAAAGAAACCGACGCCCGTTTTGTCGGATACTTTGGTGCGGTTGGTGAAGGCTCATTGTCGCTGGCGACTATCATCGCCGCCACAGCCGGTTTTGCAACATTAGCCGACTGGGAAGCGGTCTACTCATCTTTCGGACAAGGCGGCGTATCAGCCTTTGTTGAAGGTGGCGCCAACATTATTAGTCAGGGGCTAGGCCTGGACATTGGCGTATCAGAAACCCTGCTGACGGTAATGGCTGTGCTTTTTGCCGGTACCACAATGGATACTGGATTACGTCTGCAACGCTATATTTTCCAGGAATGGGGAAACTTGTATAACATTAACTGGATGCAAAAAGCCTTTCCGGCAACGATGCTAGCTGTAGGAAGCTGCTTATTGTTAGCCTTCGGTGCTGGCGGCGCAGACGGTTCCGGCGGCTTAGTTATCTGGCCTCTGTTCGGTACCACAAACCAGTTATTAGCAGGGTTGACCTTGTTGGTTATTACGGTCATGTTGGTGCGCTTAGGCCGACCAATGTATTACACCTTAATACCGTTAATTTTCCTGTTGATAATGACAGTCTTCGCTCTTATTGTTCAGCTTAAAGATTTCTATAACAGCGGTGACTGGTTCTTAATGGGTCTGGATTTAGTGGTGCTGGTTGCCGCTATCTGGATTGCTCTTGAAGCTAGCGCAGGCTTAACTAAAATCCGTAAGGAACAAAAAGCCCAGAAGCAGCAATAA
- a CDS encoding cory-CC-star protein produces the protein MNIQSVRRWFSRASDLANEFYNAPYRSAIARAKRDEDDLFMLLVFSEMMGVPNPAAYYTLELQPLMLERFHEWHQRMGMEHSPLDHFRCC, from the coding sequence ATGAATATACAGTCAGTGCGCCGTTGGTTCAGCCGGGCAAGTGATTTGGCAAATGAGTTTTATAATGCGCCCTATCGCTCTGCTATTGCCCGGGCAAAGCGCGACGAAGACGATTTATTCATGCTACTGGTTTTTTCTGAAATGATGGGCGTGCCGAACCCGGCCGCCTATTATACTTTAGAGTTACAGCCATTAATGCTGGAACGTTTCCACGAATGGCATCAACGCATGGGGATGGAACACTCACCTCTTGATCACTTCCGTTGTTGCTAA
- a CDS encoding ArsA family ATPase: MLLSDKKVLLIGGKGGVGKTTVSSALAVLAARQGKKVLLVSTDPAHSLADVFDMKIGDKKTVMRENLTALEIDPDHEVKAHIERVSSQMKRFTNPDLFPEIERQMRLTQQSPGAQEAALLERICNVIDEAEKDYDLLIFDTAPTGHTLRLLTLPEAMAAWTQGMLRSQKRSEDFDSVLEHLSPKAGKDINNPMADPQDNASDGMSDRTKAITEQLLTRQRLFQRTRRLLQDSSYTSILFVLTPERLPIQETDRALQSLTAEKLPVGGVVINRILPEQADGSFLAKRRLQEKTYIEDIHKRFKAWRNYSLYLLEEDVQGLDALEAFANNLEQAGFSA; encoded by the coding sequence ATGTTGTTAAGCGATAAAAAAGTTTTATTAATTGGTGGCAAAGGCGGAGTTGGTAAAACAACCGTTTCTTCGGCTCTGGCAGTTCTTGCCGCCCGACAAGGCAAAAAAGTGCTGCTGGTTTCAACCGATCCGGCACACAGTCTAGCCGATGTATTCGATATGAAAATTGGCGATAAAAAAACTGTTATGCGCGAAAACTTAACCGCATTAGAAATTGATCCTGACCACGAAGTTAAGGCTCATATTGAACGCGTCAGTTCTCAAATGAAGCGTTTTACAAACCCCGATCTCTTTCCCGAAATTGAGCGCCAGATGCGTTTAACCCAGCAGTCTCCGGGAGCCCAGGAGGCTGCTTTGCTAGAGCGCATTTGCAACGTCATTGATGAAGCAGAGAAAGACTACGATTTGTTAATTTTTGACACAGCCCCGACCGGTCATACTTTGCGTTTACTGACATTACCCGAGGCTATGGCAGCCTGGACGCAGGGAATGCTGCGCTCGCAAAAGCGCTCTGAAGACTTTGATTCAGTCCTTGAGCATTTATCACCCAAAGCTGGTAAAGATATTAATAACCCAATGGCGGACCCTCAAGACAATGCCAGCGACGGTATGTCCGACCGCACTAAAGCAATTACAGAACAACTATTAACACGACAGAGGCTTTTTCAACGAACCCGACGCTTACTGCAGGATAGCAGTTACACATCCATTCTGTTTGTGCTAACACCAGAACGTCTCCCTATTCAGGAAACTGATCGGGCACTGCAGTCGTTAACCGCGGAGAAGTTACCCGTTGGTGGTGTTGTTATTAATAGAATATTGCCTGAACAGGCCGACGGCAGCTTTTTGGCCAAACGCAGGCTTCAGGAAAAAACTTACATAGAAGACATTCACAAACGTTTTAAAGCATGGCGAAATTACTCTCTTTATCTATTAGAAGAAGATGTCCAAGGTCTTGATGCATTAGAAGCCTTTGCAAATAATCTGGAGCAAGCAGGATTTTCTGCCTAA
- a CDS encoding zinc-binding alcohol dehydrogenase family protein, translating into MRAVGYKESLPAEDPSSLLDITVDDPVPGANDLLVKVKAVAVNPVDTKIRMRMAPESGHKIIGWDAVGEVVSAGDKVTGFKTGDRVWYAGDLTRPGCNAQLQTVDYRIVGKAPENLDDTQAAALPLTSITAWEILFDRLQVDKPSPHNKRTLLIIGGAGGVGSVLIQLAAQLTDVTVIATASRAESQQWVKALGADHVINHYDDLAEQIESVGASPVTDVACLTHSEQYFAQCMKLMAPQGRFCLIDDPSESIDITLMKQKSISLHWEFMFTRSMFTTADMIKQQELLNHIAKMVEKGQIRSTLGKSFGEMNANNLRKAHQALESQKTIGKIALTVAE; encoded by the coding sequence ATGCGCGCTGTAGGATACAAAGAATCACTTCCGGCTGAAGATCCAAGTTCACTGCTGGATATTACTGTCGATGATCCGGTTCCCGGAGCCAACGATTTACTGGTTAAAGTTAAAGCCGTAGCTGTTAACCCGGTTGATACCAAAATCAGAATGCGCATGGCGCCTGAATCTGGCCACAAAATTATTGGCTGGGATGCAGTCGGGGAAGTTGTCTCTGCCGGAGATAAAGTAACAGGTTTTAAAACCGGAGACCGTGTTTGGTACGCGGGGGACTTGACCCGACCAGGTTGTAACGCGCAATTGCAAACCGTCGATTATCGCATTGTAGGCAAAGCACCGGAGAACCTCGATGACACTCAGGCAGCCGCCCTTCCACTGACCAGCATTACTGCCTGGGAAATTCTGTTTGATCGCTTACAGGTTGATAAACCTTCACCGCACAACAAAAGAACGTTATTAATCATTGGTGGAGCCGGTGGCGTTGGTTCGGTCTTAATTCAGCTTGCCGCGCAGCTAACCGATGTCACCGTTATCGCTACGGCCTCCCGCGCAGAGTCTCAACAATGGGTAAAAGCTCTGGGGGCTGACCACGTTATCAATCATTACGACGACTTAGCTGAGCAGATAGAGTCTGTTGGCGCCTCTCCGGTAACCGATGTGGCCTGTTTGACTCATAGCGAACAGTATTTCGCACAATGCATGAAATTAATGGCTCCTCAGGGTCGCTTTTGCCTTATAGATGATCCATCAGAAAGTATCGACATTACCCTGATGAAACAAAAAAGTATCAGCTTGCACTGGGAGTTTATGTTTACCCGTTCTATGTTTACTACAGCAGACATGATAAAGCAGCAGGAATTACTGAACCATATTGCGAAAATGGTCGAAAAAGGCCAAATTCGTTCGACTCTGGGTAAAAGCTTTGGCGAAATGAATGCGAATAATCTTCGGAAGGCGCATCAGGCATTAGAAAGTCAGAAAACCATCGGAAAAATAGCGCTAACTGTCGCTGAATAG
- a CDS encoding efflux RND transporter periplasmic adaptor subunit: MNTRFRFAPIFAASLLLTGALTACSDQQQQQQGQQQAAQVDVITVTPESISLSTDLPGRTAAYRVAQVRPQVSGVLLKRTFEEGTFVEKGQQLYQIDPAVYEAELASAKAEVESAKAVLRSSELRYKRFQELLEENAVSQDEFDSAEATFYQNKAAVSVAEAQLKNARINLEYTKVNAPINGVIGRSNFTEGALLTASQTEPLVTINQLDPIYVDINQSSKQFMELQADIKSGRIQANEKGNAPVRLKLNGLDYDQKGELLFSEVSVDEDTGAILLRAEFPNPDKTLYPGMFVRAEVSEGTINSAIKVPQTAVTRDPRGRPYVMLVNDDKKVEQRMITTERAVGSSWLVSEGLKEGDTVITSGLQKIRPGASVTIDSSNSEQQQ, translated from the coding sequence ATGAACACGCGTTTTAGGTTTGCCCCCATTTTTGCCGCGAGTCTTCTGTTAACGGGAGCACTAACCGCATGCAGCGACCAACAACAGCAGCAACAAGGCCAGCAGCAAGCAGCTCAGGTTGATGTGATTACCGTAACGCCTGAGTCAATCAGCCTTAGTACCGATTTACCTGGACGTACAGCTGCCTACCGAGTTGCTCAGGTGCGTCCACAAGTTAGTGGTGTATTGCTGAAACGGACTTTTGAAGAAGGAACTTTTGTAGAGAAAGGACAACAACTCTATCAAATTGATCCTGCCGTTTACGAAGCAGAATTAGCCAGCGCCAAAGCTGAAGTTGAAAGCGCCAAAGCTGTGCTGCGCAGCTCGGAACTTCGTTATAAACGCTTTCAGGAATTACTTGAAGAGAACGCTGTCAGTCAAGACGAATTTGATAGTGCAGAAGCCACTTTTTATCAAAACAAAGCGGCTGTTTCAGTCGCTGAAGCCCAGTTAAAAAATGCCCGTATTAATCTTGAATATACAAAAGTCAACGCCCCTATTAACGGTGTCATTGGCCGCTCTAATTTCACTGAAGGTGCATTATTAACGGCGTCGCAGACTGAGCCTTTGGTTACGATTAATCAACTGGATCCAATTTATGTTGATATCAACCAGTCCAGTAAGCAATTTATGGAATTACAGGCTGATATAAAATCTGGCCGTATTCAGGCGAACGAGAAAGGTAACGCACCCGTTCGTCTAAAATTAAATGGTCTGGATTACGATCAAAAAGGTGAGCTGCTTTTTTCTGAAGTCAGTGTCGATGAGGATACAGGAGCAATTCTATTACGTGCTGAATTCCCTAACCCGGATAAAACGTTGTATCCCGGCATGTTTGTGCGTGCTGAAGTGAGTGAAGGCACTATTAACTCAGCCATTAAAGTACCACAAACAGCCGTAACTCGAGACCCCAGAGGACGACCTTATGTCATGCTGGTAAATGATGACAAAAAAGTTGAACAACGGATGATAACGACAGAACGCGCTGTAGGCAGCAGTTGGTTAGTATCTGAAGGCCTTAAAGAAGGCGATACCGTTATCACTTCAGGTCTGCAAAAAATTCGTCCGGGCGCATCGGTGACTATCGATTCATCTAACTCTGAACAGCAGCAGTAA